The genome window GGGAAGGCTCTTCTCGTCGACAATCACCTTGACGCCGTGGCTTTCCCAGATCTGATCGTCGGGCTCGGTCGCGTCGGCAAATTCGAGCTTGTAGGCCATGCCCGAGCACCCGGAAGTCTTCACGCCCACGCGAAGACCGATGCCCTTGCCGCGGCGGTCGATGTACTTCTGAACGTGCTTTGCAGCCGCTTCTGTCAGCGTAACAGCCATTTTCACGCCTCCTTCTTCGCTTCGTGCTTCGAGCGATAGTCGGCAATCGCCGCCTTCACCGCGTCTTCGGCGAGGATGGAGCAGTGAATCTTGACGGGCGGAAGCGCAAGTTCGTCGGCGATCTCGGCGTTGCTGATCTTGCCCGCTTCGTCAAGGGTCTTTCCCTTCACCCACTCGGAAACGAGCGAGGAGGAAGCGATCGCTGAGCCGCAGCCGTAGGTCTTGAACTTCGCGTCTTCAATGACGCCCTTGTCGTTCACCTTGATCTGCAGGCGCATCACGTCGCCGCAGGCGGGAGCGCCCACCATGCCGGTGCCGACGTCGGCCGCATCCTTGTCGAGCGTGCCCACGTTACGGGGGTGTTCGTAGTGGTCAAGCAGTTTTTCGCTGTAGGCCATTTCTTTTGTCTCCAGATTCCTTTCCAGGGCGGGACGCGAATCCGTTCGCCCCGGAACGCATGTCAAATTCTTGTTCGATGCTTCCTCAGTGGTTCGCCCACTGGATCGACTTGAGGTCAACACCCTGCTGATGCATTTCCCAGAGGGGCGAGAGCGCGCGGAGCTTCTTCACGGCTTCGGTGAGAACCTTGACGGCGTAGTCGATCTCTTCCTCGGTCGTGAAGCGCCCGAGCGTGAAGCGGATCGAGCTGTGCGCGAGCTCATCGTCGCGGCCAAGCGCCCGCAGAACATAGGAGGGTTCAAGCGAAGCCGAGGTGCAGGCGGAGCCCGAGGAAACCGCGAGGTCCTTCACCGCCATCATGAGGCTTTCGCCCTCGATGAAGGCAAAGCTCACGTTGAGGTTGAAGCAGACGCGGTGCTCCCAGTCGCCGTTCAGATACACCTCGGGGATGTTCTTCTGAATGCCTTCCCAAAGACGGTTCCTCAGGGCGCGCAGACGCGGCACTTCAACGGGCATTTCCTCGCGGGCGATGCGGTAGGCCTCGCCCATGCCGACGATCTGATGCGTCGGGAGCGTACCCGAACGCATGCCGCGCTCATGACCGCCGCCGTGCATCTGGCACTCGATGCGCACGCGGGGCTTTCTTCTCACGTAAAGCGCGCCGATGCCCTTGGGGCCATAGACCTTATGCGCCGAGAGGCTCATGAGATCGACGTGGAGCTTGTCGACGTTGAGGTCGATCTTGCCCGCCGCCTGCGTCGCGTCGCAGTGAAAGACAATGCCCTTTTCGCGGCAGAGCGCGCCGATGCGCTCAATGTCCTGAATGACGCCGATTTCGTTGTTGACGGCCATCACGGAAATGAGGATCGTGTCGGGGCGAATGGCGGCAAGAAGATCCTCCCACTTGATGAGGC of Sutterella faecalis contains these proteins:
- the iscA gene encoding iron-sulfur cluster assembly protein IscA, translated to MAVTLTEAAAKHVQKYIDRRGKGIGLRVGVKTSGCSGMAYKLEFADATEPDDQIWESHGVKVIVDEKSLPYIDGTELDYTREGLQEGFRFKNPNEKSRCGCGESFHV
- the iscU gene encoding Fe-S cluster assembly scaffold IscU translates to MAYSEKLLDHYEHPRNVGTLDKDAADVGTGMVGAPACGDVMRLQIKVNDKGVIEDAKFKTYGCGSAIASSSLVSEWVKGKTLDEAGKISNAEIADELALPPVKIHCSILAEDAVKAAIADYRSKHEAKKEA
- a CDS encoding IscS subfamily cysteine desulfurase encodes the protein MKLPVYLDYSATTPCDPRVVEKMVPYLNVHFGNPASHSHAYGWEAEKAVEEARANIAALISADPREIVFTSGATEADNLAIKGAAHFYRDKGRHLITVKTEHKAVLDSMRHLESEGYEVTYLDVQENGLIKWEDLLAAIRPDTILISVMAVNNEIGVIQDIERIGALCREKGIVFHCDATQAAGKIDLNVDKLHVDLMSLSAHKVYGPKGIGALYVRRKPRVRIECQMHGGGHERGMRSGTLPTHQIVGMGEAYRIAREEMPVEVPRLRALRNRLWEGIQKNIPEVYLNGDWEHRVCFNLNVSFAFIEGESLMMAVKDLAVSSGSACTSASLEPSYVLRALGRDDELAHSSIRFTLGRFTTEEEIDYAVKVLTEAVKKLRALSPLWEMHQQGVDLKSIQWANH